A single genomic interval of bacterium harbors:
- a CDS encoding AgmX/PglI C-terminal domain-containing protein encodes MSRDLIDAVIKLKMSQIKYCYQRELQNDPSLAGKVVVQFTIKADGTVDASSVKIHTTTLNSPAVEKAILDRFKLMTFPESSGVTVVKYPFIFSPGN; translated from the coding sequence ATGAGTCGTGACCTTATTGATGCTGTTATCAAATTAAAAATGTCCCAGATCAAATATTGTTATCAAAGGGAATTGCAAAATGATCCTTCTTTAGCAGGCAAAGTGGTTGTGCAGTTTACAATTAAAGCCGATGGAACGGTGGATGCATCCAGCGTTAAAATCCACACCACAACGTTAAACAGCCCTGCCGTAGAGAAAGCTATTCTCGATCGTTTTAAGCTAATGACCTTTCCAGAATCTTCAGGGGTCACCGTTGTGAAGTACCCGTTTATTTTTTCACCGGGGAATTGA
- a CDS encoding DUF4410 domain-containing protein: MKTKNLKIILAVLMCCTALACGSTSKIKPATSQSTTPSTTKTSTPSLAFDLSPYDRVMVENFVDQASDKEKKDYKREKTKQAVQKASGDFATFIADEIKARGNFLEVVLAGGLIDEKTLVISGQITRLKEGNSTARLLVGFGAGSAVFDANVEFRDGFSKNLLATVVVDKNSWALGGWLAAKQTPEDFMKEAAKKIAENLYQMRPNKPPARFPSISVPASPAISN, encoded by the coding sequence ATGAAAACAAAAAATCTCAAAATAATTCTGGCAGTTTTAATGTGCTGTACAGCACTGGCTTGCGGCAGTACTTCCAAAATCAAGCCGGCTACCTCACAGTCCACAACGCCTTCTACAACCAAAACCAGTACACCCTCATTGGCTTTTGATTTATCACCCTATGACAGGGTGATGGTTGAAAACTTTGTGGATCAGGCGTCTGACAAGGAAAAAAAGGATTACAAAAGAGAAAAAACAAAGCAGGCTGTACAAAAAGCCTCTGGTGATTTTGCCACTTTTATTGCCGATGAAATTAAAGCCAGGGGTAATTTTTTGGAGGTGGTTCTTGCTGGAGGGCTTATTGATGAAAAAACCCTGGTTATTTCCGGGCAAATCACGCGTTTGAAGGAAGGTAATAGCACAGCCCGCCTTTTGGTGGGTTTTGGTGCCGGGAGTGCCGTGTTTGATGCCAATGTGGAGTTTCGTGACGGTTTTTCTAAAAACCTGTTGGCAACTGTTGTTGTTGATAAAAATAGTTGGGCTTTGGGAGGTTGGTTGGCAGCCAAACAAACCCCGGAAGATTTTATGAAAGAAGCCGCTAAAAAAATTGCTGAAAATCTATATCAGATGCGTCCTAATAAGCCACCTGCGCGATTCCCAAGCATTTCTGTACCAGCATCTCCTGCTATTTCTAATTAG
- a CDS encoding RDD family protein: MNIENTEPAIPLKKPFVGIWIRILSDFLDIFLLSVLAFAVTFVFRDHFEKLGEKGVWVGLLITFFYTSLLHSSLGNGQTLSKRILKIQVLDLDGKPLNLNKSFLRSLVMVTMVYGDNIIAAFGILNYPTFQMIWLLIDIILIIGVFLLTALHPLKRGIHDLIAGSIVVRVNQYNEGILKHAADPAKVKRVFIISLFATLLIFSGCLYFFAQNRDSLTPYLELRSVIEENTHFENIDIVHNTAIFNNKKTVQLNLSAFLSKDYFEEEEKRMTEVKNAVQALLKNGTLPKDYSKINLKIRSGFNIGIASFYTTVLYQADPEGNITLVGGSPALKDFLKQKK, from the coding sequence ATGAATATAGAAAATACAGAACCTGCCATTCCTCTCAAAAAACCTTTCGTAGGTATTTGGATTAGAATTCTTTCTGATTTCTTAGATATTTTCCTGTTAAGCGTATTAGCATTTGCCGTGACCTTTGTCTTTCGCGACCATTTTGAAAAGCTCGGTGAAAAGGGAGTATGGGTTGGTTTACTTATTACTTTCTTTTATACGAGCCTACTCCATTCATCTTTAGGGAACGGACAAACCCTATCTAAGAGAATTCTAAAAATTCAGGTTTTAGATTTAGATGGAAAGCCATTGAATCTTAATAAGTCCTTTTTAAGATCTCTGGTTATGGTTACCATGGTATATGGCGACAACATCATTGCAGCATTTGGGATTTTAAATTATCCGACTTTTCAAATGATCTGGCTGCTCATTGATATTATTCTTATCATTGGTGTTTTTCTGTTAACCGCTTTGCATCCCTTAAAGCGGGGGATACATGATTTAATTGCAGGAAGTATTGTTGTTAGAGTAAATCAATATAACGAGGGTATCCTTAAGCATGCTGCTGATCCGGCAAAAGTAAAGAGGGTATTTATTATAAGTTTATTTGCTACCCTGCTTATATTTAGTGGTTGTTTATATTTTTTCGCTCAAAATCGAGATAGTCTCACACCTTATTTAGAGCTGAGATCAGTAATTGAAGAAAATACTCATTTCGAAAACATAGATATTGTTCATAATACCGCAATATTTAATAATAAAAAAACTGTGCAGTTAAACCTCTCGGCTTTTCTATCAAAGGATTATTTTGAGGAGGAGGAAAAGCGAATGACCGAAGTTAAAAATGCCGTGCAAGCACTTTTAAAAAATGGAACTTTACCAAAAGATTATTCTAAGATTAATCTAAAAATAAGATCCGGATTTAACATAGGGATTGCTTCTTTCTATACCACTGTACTTTATCAGGCAGATCCAGAGGGGAACATTACTTTGGTTGGTGGGAGCCCAGCTTTAAAAGACTTTCTCAAACAAAAAAAATAG
- a CDS encoding flippase-like domain-containing protein encodes MNNFIKGKKLFWLKAIFFAVGGVVLTFFIRKLGVDKILNTIIDLKFYAIPLIINSFIWYLLYTSAWRNYFVNLKHQISFIHMLKIKICGESVNIMTPLNFMAGDPVRAYLLNHPLGHSTKFSSIIVDRLLHITATFSFVLVGILLTFTEEAVPPAVRWVLLAFYSVLLGLIGFVVYELVAGHGIRRIHKLLSFLRLTRRFPQLEDSLGLIGEELKSFAGGRKIYFLYAYIFHLLGRTLGAVEVAIIFHYLTGDTHFLLSVILATLTSVAFFVFSFIPGGIGIVESMYAGFFYYHKLDPALGVSMQLIRRLRALFWLGVGLVLMNLAKKPPSSEDLQRT; translated from the coding sequence ATGAACAATTTTATAAAGGGGAAGAAATTATTCTGGCTTAAGGCCATCTTTTTTGCCGTGGGTGGTGTGGTGCTCACGTTTTTTATACGTAAGTTGGGTGTTGATAAAATTCTTAACACCATCATCGATCTCAAATTCTACGCCATCCCGCTTATTATCAATTCTTTTATCTGGTATCTTTTGTATACCAGTGCCTGGCGCAATTATTTTGTTAATCTCAAGCATCAAATCTCTTTCATACACATGCTCAAAATTAAAATCTGTGGTGAGTCGGTAAATATCATGACGCCACTTAATTTTATGGCGGGTGATCCGGTGCGGGCGTATTTGCTTAATCACCCTCTGGGGCATTCCACTAAATTTAGCTCTATTATTGTTGATAGGCTTTTGCATATTACGGCCACATTTAGCTTTGTGTTGGTAGGGATACTTCTTACTTTTACGGAAGAAGCTGTTCCGCCTGCGGTACGCTGGGTTCTATTGGCTTTTTATAGTGTGCTTTTGGGGCTTATAGGTTTTGTTGTGTACGAACTGGTGGCCGGGCATGGCATACGCCGTATTCATAAGTTACTTAGTTTTTTACGTTTAACCCGTAGGTTTCCACAATTAGAAGATTCGTTGGGTTTAATCGGGGAAGAGCTAAAAAGTTTTGCAGGGGGGCGAAAAATTTATTTTTTGTATGCCTATATTTTTCATCTTTTAGGCCGCACCCTGGGTGCTGTTGAGGTAGCCATTATTTTTCATTATTTAACGGGTGATACTCATTTTCTCTTATCTGTTATTCTGGCAACCCTTACTTCGGTTGCCTTTTTTGTTTTTTCGTTTATCCCTGGTGGTATCGGAATTGTTGAAAGTATGTATGCCGGTTTCTTTTATTACCATAAGCTCGATCCGGCTCTGGGTGTATCCATGCAACTTATTCGCCGGTTGCGGGCTTTATTTTGGTTAGGAGTAGGGCTTGTGCTGATGAACCTGGCTAAAAAGCCACCTAGTAGTGAAGATTTACAACGCACATAA
- a CDS encoding TetR family transcriptional regulator → MQAAISVFASQGFFNSTVADVAKVASVADGTIYLYFKNKDDLLISIFEQSMDMFIDEVSDKVKEGGTPQEKLKRYITLHLELVQKNQDLAQVIQIELRQSSKFMKEYANAKFFEYMNILQVIIEEGQAKNVFRQDADPVILKRAIFGAIDEMALEWVLMKRKRYSIEDAAHQVYQLFTEGLTI, encoded by the coding sequence ATGCAGGCGGCAATTAGTGTCTTTGCCAGCCAGGGGTTTTTTAACAGTACGGTAGCGGATGTGGCCAAAGTGGCCTCGGTTGCCGACGGAACCATTTATCTGTACTTTAAAAACAAGGACGATCTCTTAATATCCATATTCGAACAGAGTATGGACATGTTTATCGATGAAGTGAGCGATAAAGTAAAAGAGGGCGGTACGCCCCAGGAAAAGCTTAAACGTTATATTACGCTTCACCTGGAACTGGTTCAAAAAAACCAGGATTTGGCGCAAGTTATCCAGATTGAACTACGACAATCGTCCAAGTTTATGAAGGAATATGCCAACGCCAAATTTTTTGAGTACATGAATATCCTTCAAGTCATTATAGAAGAAGGGCAGGCCAAGAATGTGTTTAGACAAGATGCCGACCCCGTAATTTTAAAACGGGCCATCTTTGGTGCTATCGATGAAATGGCGCTGGAGTGGGTGCTGATGAAACGCAAGCGTTACTCTATCGAAGACGCGGCTCATCAGGTGTATCAGTTATTTACAGAGGGATTAACGATTTAA
- a CDS encoding BON domain-containing protein, with translation MNFDDMSDEEIVESINESLAEDGRITTDYLNVECVNGKPIVSGRVPSDEELQVLDEIMKDVLEVEAYENTVWVDDSLAFEGSEDEETQPVSFDEEEGMEPDDGFEGSDEDDE, from the coding sequence ATGAATTTTGATGACATGTCTGATGAGGAAATTGTTGAATCGATTAACGAAAGTTTAGCGGAAGATGGCCGTATCACCACCGATTATCTTAATGTGGAATGCGTGAACGGAAAACCCATCGTCAGCGGCCGTGTTCCTAGTGACGAAGAGCTTCAGGTATTAGATGAGATTATGAAAGATGTACTGGAAGTGGAAGCCTACGAAAATACCGTGTGGGTGGATGATAGCCTTGCTTTTGAAGGATCGGAAGACGAAGAAACCCAGCCTGTTTCTTTTGACGAAGAAGAAGGAATGGAGCCCGATGACGGATTTGAAGGCTCCGATGAAGACGACGAATAG
- a CDS encoding electron transfer flavoprotein subunit alpha/FixB family protein yields the protein MMADILVLAESAEGKVKKTSLELVSKAHELAQGGTVSAILLGSGTAALASQLAPYGATKVYAVESASLDKYNTIAFTKVLTEAVGKINPKIVLGTSSAVGKDLFPRLAARLKAGLSTDSTDLKVEGGNLVARKPVYSGKASVEIAFNSPIQLATTRPNSFPTKVVSEGATATAEVLALDAGELRAVMKEQVQGAVGKTDLTEAEIIVSGGRAMGNADNFKILQDMAAVIGATVGASRAAVDSGFAPHDMQVGQTGKVVNPKLYMACGISGAIQHLAGMRTSKVIVAINKDPEAPIFGKADYGIVGDLFTLVPLLTEEFKKAVAE from the coding sequence ATTATGGCAGACATTTTAGTATTGGCCGAAAGTGCCGAAGGTAAAGTTAAGAAAACATCGCTGGAACTGGTGAGCAAAGCTCACGAGCTGGCACAAGGCGGAACTGTTTCGGCTATCTTGTTAGGTTCGGGAACAGCTGCTTTAGCTAGTCAATTAGCTCCTTATGGTGCTACTAAAGTTTACGCGGTGGAAAGCGCTTCGCTCGATAAATATAACACCATTGCATTTACCAAAGTGCTCACCGAAGCTGTTGGGAAGATTAATCCTAAAATTGTTTTGGGCACATCATCGGCAGTGGGTAAAGATTTATTCCCTCGCTTAGCGGCTCGTTTAAAAGCAGGCCTTTCTACCGATTCTACCGATCTTAAAGTTGAAGGTGGAAATTTGGTAGCCCGTAAACCTGTTTATTCGGGTAAAGCGAGTGTCGAAATCGCGTTTAATTCTCCCATTCAATTAGCAACCACCCGTCCTAACTCGTTCCCTACAAAAGTAGTGAGCGAAGGTGCTACCGCTACAGCCGAAGTATTGGCTTTGGATGCCGGTGAATTGCGTGCTGTCATGAAAGAACAGGTTCAAGGTGCTGTTGGTAAAACCGATTTGACCGAAGCCGAAATTATTGTTTCTGGTGGACGCGCTATGGGTAATGCCGATAACTTTAAAATCCTCCAAGACATGGCTGCTGTTATTGGTGCTACGGTAGGTGCCAGCCGCGCTGCGGTTGACTCTGGTTTTGCTCCTCACGATATGCAGGTAGGTCAAACCGGTAAAGTGGTGAACCCCAAGTTGTACATGGCCTGTGGTATTTCCGGTGCTATTCAACACTTGGCCGGTATGCGTACCTCTAAAGTGATTGTAGCTATCAATAAAGACCCCGAAGCCCCCATTTTTGGCAAAGCCGATTATGGTATTGTGGGGGATTTATTTACTTTAGTTCCTCTATTAACAGAAGAATTCAAAAAAGCGGTAGCGGAGTAG
- a CDS encoding electron transfer flavoprotein subunit beta/FixA family protein, whose amino-acid sequence MKVAALIKQVPDTETKIRVKADGSGIEEADIKYIISPYCEFGVEEAIKQKEKAQAETTVISLGGDKTVEALRTALAMGIDKAVHIDSQGRSFDSYTTALVLSKVIKERGFDVVFCGKQAIDGDMGQVAQMLAELLDAPQVMIAEKFELAADKTSATITRRISGGAKEVYDVKFPAVVGCEKGINVPRYASLPGIMKAKSKPVEKLNAAELLGDVAPLVTYKNYQLPAERAAGKKLEGEPAQQAAQLVKLLREEAKVI is encoded by the coding sequence ATGAAAGTTGCAGCTCTAATCAAACAAGTGCCCGATACCGAAACCAAAATTCGCGTGAAAGCGGATGGCAGCGGTATTGAGGAAGCCGATATTAAATACATTATTAGCCCTTATTGCGAATTTGGTGTTGAAGAAGCCATCAAGCAAAAGGAAAAAGCCCAGGCCGAAACCACCGTTATCTCATTGGGTGGCGATAAAACCGTAGAAGCTCTGCGTACTGCTTTAGCCATGGGTATCGATAAAGCTGTTCATATCGATTCGCAAGGTCGTAGCTTTGATAGCTACACCACCGCATTAGTTCTTTCTAAAGTAATTAAAGAACGTGGTTTTGATGTGGTGTTCTGCGGCAAGCAAGCTATCGACGGCGATATGGGCCAAGTAGCTCAGATGTTGGCCGAACTGTTGGATGCTCCTCAAGTGATGATTGCCGAAAAATTTGAACTTGCGGCCGATAAAACCTCCGCCACCATCACGCGCCGTATCAGTGGCGGTGCAAAAGAAGTTTACGACGTAAAATTCCCTGCTGTAGTCGGTTGTGAAAAGGGGATTAACGTACCCCGTTATGCATCGCTTCCTGGCATTATGAAAGCTAAGAGTAAACCGGTTGAAAAATTAAACGCCGCCGAATTATTGGGCGATGTAGCTCCGCTTGTAACCTACAAAAATTACCAGCTGCCTGCTGAACGTGCTGCGGGTAAGAAACTGGAAGGTGAACCGGCCCAGCAAGCCGCTCAATTGGTAAAATTATTACGTGAAGAAGCAAAAGTAATCTAA